TATATTATGTTCTTGTAAACCATCAATTGGTTGAATTGAATGATTTCCAATAATTGACCGTCTTTTTTATATGCTTTGCAGTTGCCAGCtcatatcaaaataaaatattcaagtGGAAGCTCTGGTGATCCTGGAGCTAggaagagaaaaggaaagtgtAAGGAGGGAGAAGTCATTTCAGAGCCTGCAAAAGAAGGAACATTGGATGAAAAACGTTTATCAACATTGGACATATTTGCTGGCTGTGGTGGTTTATCGCAGGGGTTACAACAGTCAGGTAATTCTTACTACATTATTATAACAAGAAATATAACCATGTTTACTATCAAATACATATGACTTGCACTTGTGTGTTACCACTTGATTGTTTCAGGGATTACATTAACTAAATGGGCCATCGAGTATGAAGAACCTGCTGGGGATGCATTTAGAGCCAATCATCCTAAAGCATTGGTGTTTGTTAACAATTGCAATGTTGTTCTTAGGTAATTATCATCTGATTTACAATAAATATTCCAGTCCCCAAGGTTCAACAGAGTGGAAACCATTTTAAAGTAACTTACAATTGTGTTGCAATATAGGGCTATTATGGAGAAGTGTGGGGACACAGATGATTGTATCTCAACAACTGAGGCTACAGAGTTAGCTGCAAAACTTGATGACAAAGAACTAAGTAGCTTACCAATGCCTGGCCAAGTTGATTTCATTAATGGGGGTCCTCCATGCCAGGTCTGTAAAGCTGCTAACTTAGTTTCAGTAATTCACTTATACTGATAATAATACTCTTGTAGTAATTGAATTGTATATTTTTGCAGGGTTTCTCGGGTATGAACAGATTCAACCAAAGTACTTGGAGCAAAGTCCAGTGCGAGATGATATTAGCATTCTTATCCTTTGCCGATTATTTCCGGCCAAGGTATTTCTTGTTAGAGAATGTGAGGAATTTTGTGTCCTTCAATAAGGGGCAGACATTCCGTTTAACCTTGGCTTCACTTCTTGAGATGGGTTATCAGGTAAATTTACATGGGTGCATATTTATTTATCCAATTGATTGCACTTTAGAGTCTGAAAGAACTTACTAATGCTGCTTTGCTTTTCCAAAAGGTGAGGTTTGGTATCCTTGAAGCTGGAGCTTTTGGAGTTTCACAGTCAAGAAAACGTGCATTTATATGGGCAGCCTCCCCAGATGATGTGCTTCCTGAGTGGCCAGAGCCAATGCATGTCTTTGCTGCACCCGAGTTGAAAATCACATTATCAGAAGGTGTTCAGTATGCTGCTGTCCGCAGTACCGCAAATGGTGCACCATTGCGTGCAATAACTGTTCGGGATACTATTGGTGAACTCCCGGCTGTGGCGAATGGAGCCTCTAAAGCAAACATGGAGGTATGTAAAACTGTAGCATTGCCTGCTAGATATCCTCTTAAAGTTTTCCTATACGTATGAGTTGCCTGTATTTGTGTTGGACAGTATAAACAAGAGCCTGTCTCATGGTTTCAAAAGAAGATTCGCGGGGATATGGCTGTCTTGACTGATCATATATCAAAGGAGATGAATGAGTTGAACTTGATTAGATGTCGGAAAATTCCTAAGAGACCAGGTGCTGATTGGCGTGACCTTCCAGATGAAAAGGTTGAAGTTTAATTATTGAATGTCCTAAAACAACTTAATAATTTATTCTGTTTATCTAATTTGTGATCTACGATGAAATGCAGGTAAAATTGTCTACTGGACAAGTTGTTGATTTGATACCATGGTGTTTGCCAAACACAGCTAAGCGCCATAATCAATGGAAGGGACTGTTTGGTAGGTTGGATTGGGAAGGAAACTTCCCAACTTCTATCACAGACCCTCAACCAATGGGGAAGGTTGGAATGTGCTTCCATCCAGACCAGGATAGGATTCTTACTGTTCGCGAATGTGCTCGATCACAAGTAAGTCTTCAAATTTAGTTAGGTTAACTATCACGATAACCGATGATATGAGAAGTAATGGAATCCTAAGAGAATggaaattaattattttgttgattTATTAGTGAAAATATCATCTGcttaattttctctttatcTATGAATGCAGGGTTTTCCTGATTGCTATCAATTTTCTGGTAACATCATACACAAGCACAGACAGATTGGTAATGCTGTTCCTCCTCCTTTGGCATTTGCATTAGGCAGAAAGCTTAAAGAAGCCGTGGAAAGTAAGAGCTCTATTTAGGCATTCATCTTTTCATATTCTTGGATTGGACTAGTCTTCAAGAAATTGTAAATGTTTTTAGGGTAATTCTCATAGCTTCATGCCTTCATGTAACCAAAGAATTCCTTGTAGACAAAGCAAAACTGGTTACTGTCAAATTTGATTTCTCTTGATGAGTAATGTTTTGGATTTTTTActgttatttacttattttacCAAAGAAGGCGAAAATATTGTACTTTTCAAGATTGTTGTTTCTTGAAAACATTTTTCATAATGCAATTAGTTTTAACACCACTGAAAATTCACATGCACTGGAAGATACATATAATAACTATAAGAATGTATAGTTGTCATTAATAGATAAAATTTGTCAACTTGACACACATGTCATTGGCCGCTATACTGTGTTTCAAATGCAGGAATAAGACGTGCCTAAAATGGACATTAACCATCAACAACATAGTAGTAAATAGGCATAATAGGCCCTAGAAAGATGGACCATGGTTCTCCATATACTACAAACTTTGCTTCCCCTTTCATTCAGTCACATCTTAAAGAAGTTTATCAATCTAATTCCCAACGATAATAGTGAAGAGATTTTAAGACTTGCATtcaaaagtaaaatttttaactCTACAGggaaaatttaatattattttcttatatACTGCCAAACTCATTGGGAATTTACTCAACTCATTGTAATGTTGTATCTTGTATCATTACCCACTTATTGAAAACTTCTCtaaatatttagttatttacttATTGACTgtggcaaatgtaaaaccatatcTCACTATAGCATGTTTCCAAGAAACTAACTGCAAATGTAGCTAGAACCGCAAAGCAAAAATAGCAGAGTCAAAGATATTCTAATATCTTAAATATGACAAATTACTCTATTTCCTTATCAAGCAATATCTGGTCATAAAATGAGCACATGCTACTATAAATATGTATCACTAGGCCCTTGATAATGCTAGACAATCGCAGCTGTCCTTCATCAAACAGTTCCAACTCAATTATTGTCGCCAACTTATTGATCAAGACAATTGACATTAACCCACCAAAACTTTCGGCTCTACAGATTAATAATGCTTGGCACACAACACAACTTAGTTATCAACGGCTTTTGCAAATGCAGAATCTCAATTTGATAACAAAGAAAAACATCGAGCCACACTTCACAGAAGGCATAAAAAAGTAACTACTGCATTGCTCCATAAAACAACATAGAATTTACTAATTTCTATCAACTGAGTTTCTCACAAATAAGATCAAATAACATTGACAtttactacagctagaaaataccATACTAATCTACAGAATAGTAACTAATAAGATTTCATGATGTATCAACAAAGATAAAAGCTAAGGGTTAGTTGTCAAAATAGTCACTAAAATGATCATACGCCTCAAATTGGTCATGAAAGAAATATCCGGGAGTTAGATTGATATATAAATCATTTTGTATCACATTATAATCTAACGCACAGAAATGGACCAATTTAAATCAATATTATATCTTTAAATAACTAAATTGACACGTGTGATCTTGAAGTGATTATTTTGCCCATTAACCTTAAAAACTAAACTCATATATGTATTATAACAATGATCATTATTCAGAATTGGAGATTTCCTTGGTGATGAAATCCTTGACTTGTGAGATCAATTGGGAAGATTCAGGCACATTAGGGAACAAATAAAAGGCATGGAACATAGTTGGATACTCAATTAGCTGAGCCACTTTACCTGATTTCCTTAACCACTCATGGTATCTTCTTTGCCAATCCTGTAACGGGTCAAACCCGCTCACAAACACAAGGGTATTTGGGTAATTCAGACCCGAAATGTCCAATGCATTTGGACCCGACACGTTCACAGACCCGTGGTTCCGATCCGACCCGTTGGGTAAGAACACCTTCCACAACCAATCGGTCCTCGCCACTGAAACAAGCGGGGCGTTGTCCCCGAGCCGGATCTCTGCCTCGGTCCGCTCCTCGCCGCCGAAGAACGGTTGGATCGATACCAACCCGAGGACCCGGACTTTCTGAAGCTCCGACTGTGCGATCCGAATTGCCACGTGGTGTGCGAGATTGGCGCCGGCGCTGTCGCCGGCGAGGAAGCATTTTGCCAAATCAGCATTTTCCGGCAGGACAGAGGGATTCTCTTCGAGGAATTTCACGGCGGCGAATCCGTCATCGTACTGGCAGGGGTAGCGGTGCTCCGGCGTTGGGCGGTAGTTCACGGAGACAACGATGGCGTTGAGTCTCCGGCACAATCTCCGGCAGACTGCGTTGTAGCCGTAGGAGGCCGGGGAAAGAAACGCGAATCCGCCTCCGTGGAAGAAGATGAGGACGGGGAGTGTAGCGCCGGCGACGGGGGTTGAGGGAGTGAAGAGTCGGAACCAGACGTCTTTTGCGGCGTCGACTGTGACGTCTTCGGAAGTAACGCCGTTACTTGGGAGGGGACTGGGTTTGGTCTTGTGGTCGAGGAATTTGAGGAGACGGCGGTTGATGGTACCGTCAGAGCGGCATGCGACGTCGTTTAGAGCAGCGAACAAAGAGATGGAAAATCGCATGTGCCATGCAAGTGACAGTTTTGGGGTTTCGGAGTTGCCTTCAGCTGCCATTGTGTGTATTGTTTTCTGATTTCTTTTGACGAGACGTTACTTTAGTACTTTACACAGAGTCATAAAGAGAGTAAAAGACGGTGAAAAGAAAATCAACATTTATACTTGGATTTAACCACCTAACCAAGCTTCCTTTTTCGTCTACATTACTGGAAGTTGTTGAGATTGCGTGGAAGAAAATTGGTTTCCTTTTggctttttttatttaaaatttaattctatGATTTAGTTTGgaataatttttatatgaattaAAACTTCTTCTTTTACAATTTTATCTTTAACAAAGTTATTTtactaataattataaatataataaagatattatttttgacATTTCACATATTAAATTTGAGAGGTGTGACTATATGAGAATTGATTTGGAAATTAGAGTCATTTCAGTCTGatttataaatgaaaaaaaaattaaaattaaaattaaaatttttaaaaaaatttaaataatttatttttaattgttctaaaacaaagaaaaaaacttAATTCTCgagtaaattttaattcttaatattttaaatgtttttaattttgtaattaaattttttttatatcaaaaatattaaaattaatcaatatttttttaaaaaatatgtgatcaaaattctaatataattaaatttttaattatgattatctttaatttatagataaatattttattaattttaatattttttattaaaaaacttaattattaaattaaaaataatataaaaatttaattataaaacctataaaaatttaattataaatttaataaaattataaaaattaatagagtaattaaatctTAGAATAACTCACTAGTTCAAATCAAGTAGAACTAGAAGACAAAGTAGGGTTGGCTTTTTTAGTTAGGAGCTTTAATTTGTACTAATTTTCACATTTTCCCCCCTCATTCCATTCAAAATAGTTGTCTATTTTGAATAGAAATGATATAGATAAATTaactatttaaaatttaatttaaacacgatatttcatatattatattcaaataaaatatataaatagatTAATT
The genomic region above belongs to Arachis stenosperma cultivar V10309 chromosome 5, arast.V10309.gnm1.PFL2, whole genome shotgun sequence and contains:
- the LOC130979900 gene encoding probable carboxylesterase 18, whose amino-acid sequence is MAAEGNSETPKLSLAWHMRFSISLFAALNDVACRSDGTINRRLLKFLDHKTKPSPLPSNGVTSEDVTVDAAKDVWFRLFTPSTPVAGATLPVLIFFHGGGFAFLSPASYGYNAVCRRLCRRLNAIVVSVNYRPTPEHRYPCQYDDGFAAVKFLEENPSVLPENADLAKCFLAGDSAGANLAHHVAIRIAQSELQKVRVLGLVSIQPFFGGEERTEAEIRLGDNAPLVSVARTDWLWKVFLPNGSDRNHGSVNVSGPNALDISGLNYPNTLVFVSGFDPLQDWQRRYHEWLRKSGKVAQLIEYPTMFHAFYLFPNVPESSQLISQVKDFITKEISNSE